Proteins from one Escherichia coli genomic window:
- the queC gene encoding 7-cyano-7-deazaguanine synthase QueC codes for MKRAVVVFSGGQDSTTCLVQALQQYDEVHCVTFDYGQRHRAEIDVARELALKLGARAHKVLDVTLLNELAVSSLTRDSIPVPDYEPEADGIPNTFVPGRNILFLTLAAIYAYQVKAEAVITGVCETDFSGYPDCRDEFVKALNHAVSLGMAKDIRFETPLMWIDKAETWALADYYGKLDLVRNETLTCYNGIKGDGCGHCAACNLRSNGLHHYLADKPTVMAAMKQKTGLK; via the coding sequence ATGAAACGTGCTGTCGTTGTGTTCAGTGGAGGCCAGGATTCCACCACCTGTCTGGTGCAGGCATTACAACAATATGATGAAGTCCATTGCGTGACGTTCGATTACGGTCAGCGACATCGCGCAGAAATCGACGTGGCACGCGAACTGGCGCTGAAACTGGGGGCACGCGCGCATAAGGTTCTTGATGTAACGCTGCTCAACGAGCTGGCGGTCAGCAGCCTGACGCGTGACAGCATTCCAGTGCCAGATTATGAACCTGAAGCTGATGGCATCCCGAATACGTTTGTCCCTGGGCGTAATATTTTGTTCCTGACACTGGCGGCAATATATGCGTATCAGGTAAAAGCAGAAGCCGTAATTACCGGCGTCTGCGAAACGGATTTCTCCGGTTACCCGGATTGCCGCGATGAGTTTGTGAAAGCACTAAACCATGCCGTCAGTTTAGGCATGGCGAAAGATATTCGTTTTGAAACGCCGCTGATGTGGATTGATAAAGCGGAAACCTGGGCGCTGGCTGATTATTACGGCAAACTAGATTTAGTCCGTAACGAAACGTTGACCTGTTATAACGGCATTAAAGGCGACGGTTGCGGTCATTGTGCGGCGTGTAATTTACGCTCCAACGGTTTGCATCATTATCTGGCCGATAAACCGACGGTGATGGCAGCGATGAAGCAGAAAACCGGGTTGAAGTAA
- the fadM gene encoding long-chain acyl-CoA thioesterase FadM translates to MQTQIKVRGYHLDVYQHVNNARYLEFLEEARWDGLENSDSFQWMTAHNIAFVVVNININYRRPAVLSDLLTITSQLQQLNGKSGILSQVITLEPEGQVVADALITFVCIDLKTQKALALEGELREKLEQMVK, encoded by the coding sequence ATGCAAACACAAATCAAAGTTCGTGGATATCATCTCGACGTTTACCAGCACGTAAACAACGCCCGCTACCTTGAGTTTCTCGAAGAAGCCCGCTGGGATGGGTTGGAAAATAGCGACAGTTTTCAGTGGATGACGGCCCATAACATCGCCTTCGTCGTGGTCAATATCAATATTAACTATCGTCGCCCGGCGGTATTAAGCGACCTGTTAACCATTACCAGTCAGTTGCAGCAATTAAACGGTAAAAGCGGCATCTTAAGCCAGGTCATTACACTGGAGCCGGAAGGGCAGGTGGTGGCGGATGCGCTTATTACGTTTGTTTGTATTGATCTTAAAACGCAGAAAGCATTAGCTCTGGAAGGGGAATTGCGCGAAAAGCTGGAGCAGATGGTTAAGTAA
- the mdlA gene encoding SmdA family multidrug ABC transporter permease/ATP-binding protein: MRLFAQLSWYFRREWRRYLGAVALLVIIAMLQLVPPKVVGIVVDGVTEQHFTTGQILMWIATMVLIAVVVYLLRYVWRVLLFGASYQLAVELREDYYRQLSRQHPEFYLRHRTGDLMARATNDVDRVVFAAGEGVLTLVDSLVMGCAVLIMMSTQISWQLTLFALLPMPVMAIMIKRNGDALHERFKLAQAAFSSLNDRTQESLTSIRMIKAFGLEDRQSALFAADAEDTGKKNMRVARIDARFDPTIYIAIGMANLLAIGGGSWMVVQGSLTLGQLTSFMMYLGLMIWPMLALAWMFNIVERGSAAYSRIRAMLAEAPVVNDGSEPVPEGRGELDVNIRQFMYPQTDHPALENVNFALKPGQMLGICGPTGSGKSTLLSLIQRHFDVSEGDIRFHDIPLTKLQLDSWRSRLAVVSQTPFLFSDTVANNIALGCPNATQQEIEHVARLASVHDDILRLPQGYDTEVGERGVMLSGGQKQRISIARALLVNAEILILDDALSAVDGRTEHQILHNLRQWGQGRTVIISAHRLSALTEASEIIVMQHGHIAQRGNHDALAQQSGWYRDMYRYQQLEAALDDAPEIREEAIDA, encoded by the coding sequence GTGCGATTATTTGCTCAATTAAGCTGGTATTTCCGTCGGGAATGGCGTCGCTATCTCGGGGCTGTTGCCTTGCTTGTCATTATCGCGATGCTGCAACTGGTTCCGCCGAAGGTGGTTGGTATTGTTGTCGATGGGGTGACAGAACAACACTTTACTACCGGGCAGATCCTGATGTGGATCGCTACCATGGTGCTGATTGCAGTCGTAGTTTATCTCCTGCGTTACGTCTGGCGCGTATTGCTGTTTGGCGCGTCTTATCAACTGGCTGTTGAACTGCGTGAAGATTATTACCGTCAGCTAAGCCGGCAGCATCCTGAGTTTTACCTGCGTCATCGCACGGGTGACCTCATGGCTCGTGCGACCAATGACGTCGATCGGGTCGTGTTTGCCGCCGGAGAAGGGGTGCTGACGCTGGTGGATTCACTGGTGATGGGCTGCGCTGTGTTGATTATGATGTCTACGCAAATTAGCTGGCAGTTGACCTTATTTGCCCTGTTGCCGATGCCAGTGATGGCGATCATGATTAAGCGCAACGGCGATGCCTTGCATGAACGCTTTAAGCTGGCACAGGCGGCGTTTTCCAGTCTTAATGACCGCACCCAGGAAAGCCTCACCAGTATCCGCATGATCAAAGCCTTTGGTCTGGAAGATCGCCAGTCGGCGTTATTTGCCGCGGATGCCGAAGATACCGGCAAAAAAAACATGCGGGTGGCGCGTATTGATGCTCGTTTCGACCCGACCATCTATATCGCGATTGGTATGGCGAACTTGCTGGCGATTGGCGGCGGTAGTTGGATGGTGGTGCAGGGCAGTTTAACGCTGGGCCAGCTCACCAGTTTTATGATGTATTTAGGTCTGATGATTTGGCCGATGCTGGCGCTGGCATGGATGTTTAACATAGTGGAGCGTGGTAGTGCTGCGTACAGCCGTATTCGCGCGATGCTGGCGGAAGCGCCGGTGGTGAACGATGGTAGCGAACCCGTGCCAGAAGGTCGTGGTGAACTGGATGTAAATATTCGCCAGTTTATGTATCCGCAGACTGACCATCCTGCGCTGGAAAACGTCAATTTCGCCCTGAAACCCGGTCAGATGCTGGGTATCTGCGGGCCGACTGGTTCCGGCAAAAGTACCCTGTTGTCGCTCATTCAGCGTCATTTCGACGTCAGCGAGGGGGATATTCGCTTTCATGATATTCCTCTGACGAAGTTACAACTCGATAGCTGGCGTAGCCGCCTGGCGGTGGTCAGCCAGACGCCATTCCTTTTTTCCGACACCGTGGCGAACAACATCGCGCTGGGTTGCCCGAATGCCACACAGCAAGAGATTGAGCATGTCGCGCGGTTAGCCAGCGTACATGACGATATTTTGCGTCTACCGCAAGGTTACGATACAGAGGTGGGCGAGCGCGGCGTGATGCTTTCTGGTGGGCAAAAACAGCGTATCTCCATTGCTCGTGCGTTATTAGTCAACGCGGAAATCCTCATCCTTGATGATGCGCTTTCGGCGGTGGACGGACGCACAGAGCACCAGATCCTGCATAACCTGCGTCAGTGGGGGCAGGGAAGAACGGTAATCATCAGTGCTCATCGCCTTTCGGCACTGACGGAAGCCAGTGAAATTATTGTGATGCAGCACGGACATATCGCCCAGCGTGGCAATCATGATGCACTGGCGCAACAAAGCGGCTGGTATCGCGATATGTATCGCTATCAACAACTGGAGGCGGCGCTCGACGACGCTCCGGAAATTCGCGAGGAGGCCATCGATGCGTAG
- the ybaV gene encoding helix-hairpin-helix domain-containing protein codes for MKHGIKALLITLSLACAGMSHSALAAAPAAKPTTVETKAEAPAAQSKAAVPTKASDEEGTRVSINNASAEELARAMNGVGLKKAQAIVSYREEYGPFKTVEDLKQVPGMGNSLVERNLAVLTL; via the coding sequence ATGAAACACGGAATTAAAGCACTGCTCATTACCCTGTCCCTGGCCTGTGCCGGAATGTCTCATAGCGCGCTGGCGGCAGCTCCTGCGGCGAAACCGACAACGGTAGAAACCAAAGCGGAAGCTCCTGCAGCACAAAGTAAAGCAGCAGTACCGACTAAAGCCAGTGACGAAGAAGGTACCCGGGTCAGCATTAATAATGCCAGCGCGGAAGAGTTAGCCCGCGCGATGAATGGCGTTGGCCTGAAGAAGGCGCAGGCGATTGTCAGTTATCGCGAAGAGTACGGTCCGTTTAAAACGGTGGAGGATCTCAAGCAGGTGCCGGGGATGGGCAATTCGCTGGTGGAACGTAATCTGGCGGTATTAACCCTGTAA
- the ybaE gene encoding SgrR family transcriptional regulator — MRLLNRLNQYQRLWQPSAGKPQSVTIGELAERCFCSERHLRTLLRQAQESGWLEWQAQSGRGKRGKLRFLVTPESLRNAMMEQALETGKQQDVLELAQLAPGELRTLLQPFMGGQWQNDTPTLRIPYYRPLEPLQPGFLPGRAEQHLAGQIFSGLTRFDNHTQRPIGDLAHHWETSADGLRWDFYLRSTLHWHNGDAVKAAHLHQRLLMLLQLPALHQLFISVKRIEVTHPQCLTFFLHRPDYWLAHRLASYCSHLAHPQFPLIGTGPFRLTQFTAELVRLESHDYYHLRHPLLKAVEYWITPPLFEKDLGTSCRHPVQITIGKPEELPRVSQVSSGISLGFCYLTLRKSPRLSLWQARKVISIIHQSGLLQTLEVGENLITASHALLPGWTIPQWQVPDEVKLPKTLTLVYHLPIELHTMAERLQATLAAEGCELTIIFHNAKNWDDTTLLTQADLMMGDRLIGEAPEYTLEQWLRCDPLWPHVFDAPAFAHLQSTLDAVQVMPDEENRFNALKTVFSQLMADATLTPLFNYHYRISAPPGVNGVRLTPRGWFEFTEAWLPAPSQ, encoded by the coding sequence ATGCGACTGCTCAACCGTCTTAACCAGTATCAACGACTATGGCAACCTTCCGCCGGAAAGCCGCAATCTGTCACTATTGGCGAACTGGCTGAACGCTGTTTTTGCAGCGAACGCCATCTACGCACGCTGTTACGTCAGGCACAAGAGTCGGGATGGCTGGAGTGGCAGGCGCAGTCAGGACGCGGAAAGCGTGGAAAACTGCGTTTTCTGGTCACGCCGGAATCGCTACGCAATGCGATGATGGAACAAGCACTGGAAACCGGTAAGCAGCAAGATGTGCTGGAGCTGGCGCAACTGGCCCCGGGTGAGCTGCGCACTCTGTTACAGCCGTTTATGGGCGGACAATGGCAAAACGATACGCCCACGTTGCGTATTCCCTACTATCGCCCGCTCGAACCGCTACAACCGGGCTTTTTGCCCGGTCGTGCCGAGCAGCATCTCGCCGGACAGATATTTTCCGGCCTGACCCGCTTCGATAATCATACCCAGCGCCCGATTGGCGATTTAGCGCATCACTGGGAAACCTCTGCTGACGGGTTACGCTGGGACTTTTATCTTCGCTCAACCCTACACTGGCATAACGGCGATGCAGTAAAAGCCGCACACTTACACCAGCGGTTATTGATGCTGTTACAGCTGCCGGCACTGCATCAATTATTTATTAGCGTGAAGCGTATTGAAGTCACCCATCCGCAGTGTCTGACCTTCTTTTTACATCGCCCTGATTACTGGCTTGCGCACCGGCTGGCGAGCTATTGCAGCCATCTGGCGCATCCGCAATTCCCCCTGATCGGCACTGGTCCTTTTCGCTTAACACAATTCACAGCGGAACTGGTGCGCCTGGAGAGTCATGATTATTACCATTTACGTCATCCGCTGCTTAAAGCGGTTGAGTACTGGATAACTCCGCCGCTTTTCGAAAAAGATTTGGGAACCAGTTGTCGGCATCCCGTGCAAATCACTATCGGCAAACCTGAGGAGCTGCCACGGGTCAGCCAGGTCAGTAGTGGCATCAGTTTAGGTTTTTGCTATTTAACGTTGCGCAAAAGTCCCCGACTGTCCCTCTGGCAGGCGCGAAAAGTGATCTCCATTATTCATCAATCCGGTTTATTACAAACGTTAGAAGTCGGAGAAAACCTGATCACCGCCAGTCATGCATTACTGCCTGGCTGGACTATTCCACAATGGCAAGTACCGGATGAAGTCAAACTACCGAAAACCTTGACGCTGGTTTATCACCTACCGATAGAACTTCATACCATGGCAGAACGCCTACAGGCGACACTGGCCGCGGAAGGCTGTGAACTTACAATTATTTTTCATAACGCAAAAAACTGGGACGACACGACCCTGCTGACACAAGCAGACCTCATGATGGGCGACAGGTTAATTGGCGAAGCACCGGAATATACCCTGGAGCAATGGCTGCGTTGCGATCCGCTGTGGCCACATGTTTTCGACGCTCCAGCATTTGCACATCTGCAATCGACACTGGACGCAGTGCAAGTAATGCCTGATGAGGAAAACCGATTTAATGCCCTGAAAACGGTCTTTAGCCAGTTAATGGCAGACGCGACGCTGACGCCGCTGTTCAACTATCACTATCGCATTAGCGCTCCACCCGGCGTGAATGGTGTGCGACTGACTCCGCGCGGCTGGTTTGAATTTACCGAAGCCTGGCTTCCCGCACCGTCGCAATGA
- the cof gene encoding HMP-PP phosphatase — protein sequence MARLAAFDMDGTLLMPDHHLGEKTLSTLARLRERDITLTFATGRHALEMQHILGALSLDAYLITGNGTRVHSLEGELLHRDDLPADVAELVLYQQWDTRASMHIFNDDGWFTGKEIPALLQAFVYSGFRYQIIDVKKMPLDRVTKICFCGDHDDLTRLQIQLHEALGERAHLCFSATDCLEVLPVGCNKGAALTVLTQHLGLSLRDCMAFGDAMNDREMLGSVGSGFIMGNAMPQLRAELPHLPVIGHCRNQAVSHYLTHWLDYPHLPYSPE from the coding sequence ATGGCTCGTCTGGCAGCATTTGATATGGACGGCACTTTATTGATGCCTGACCATCATTTAGGTGAGAAAACACTCTCTACTTTGGCACGACTGCGTGAACGCGACATTACCCTCACTTTCGCCACAGGTCGTCATGCGCTGGAGATGCAGCATATTCTCGGGGCGCTATCGCTGGATGCGTATTTGATTACCGGCAACGGAACGCGCGTGCATTCTCTGGAAGGTGAACTTTTACATCGTGATGATTTACCTGCGGATGTCGCGGAGCTGGTGCTGTATCAGCAATGGGATACCCGAGCCAGCATGCATATCTTCAATGACGACGGTTGGTTTACCGGAAAAGAGATCCCTGCATTGTTGCAGGCATTTGTCTATAGCGGTTTTCGTTATCAGATAATCGATGTTAAAAAAATGCCACTCGATCGCGTCACCAAGATCTGCTTCTGTGGCGATCACGACGATCTTACACGCTTGCAGATCCAACTACACGAAGCATTAGGCGAGCGTGCACATTTGTGTTTTTCCGCGACGGATTGCCTCGAAGTGCTCCCGGTGGGCTGCAATAAAGGCGCTGCATTGACGGTGCTGACCCAACATTTAGGTTTATCGTTGCGCGATTGCATGGCCTTTGGTGATGCGATGAACGATCGCGAAATGTTAGGCAGCGTCGGTAGCGGCTTTATTATGGGCAATGCGATGCCGCAACTGCGCGCGGAGCTCCCTCATTTACCGGTGATTGGACATTGCCGAAATCAGGCGGTCTCTCACTATTTGACGCACTGGCTGGACTATCCACATCTACCTTATTCCCCCGAATAA
- the mdlB gene encoding SmdB family multidrug efflux ABC transporter permease/ATP-binding protein yields MRSFTQLWPTLKRLLAYGSPWRKPLGIAVLMMWVAAAAEVSGPLLISYFIDNMVAKNNLPLKVVAGLAAAYVGLQLFAAGLHYAQSLLFNRAAVGVVQQLRTDVMDAALRQPLSEFDTQPVGQVISRVTNDTEVIRDLYVTVVATVLRSAALVGAMLVAMFSLDWRMALVAIMIFPVVLVVMVIYQRYSTPIVRRVRAYLADINDGFNEIINGMSVIQQFRQQARFGERMGEASRSHYMARMQTLRLDGFLLRPLLSLFSSLILCGLLMLFGFSASGTIEVGVLYAFISYLGRLNEPLIELTTQQAMLQQAVVAGERVFELMDGPRQQYGNDDRPLQSGTIEVDNVSFAYRDDNLVLKNINLSVPSRNFVALVGHTGSGKSTLASLLMGYYPLTEGDIRLDGRPLSSLSHSALRQGVAMVQQDPVVLADTFLANVTLGRDISEERVWQALETVQLAELARSMSDGIYTPLGEQGNNLSVGQKQLLALARVLVETPQILILDEATASIDSGTEQAIQHALAAVREHTTLVVIAHRLSTIVDADTILVLHRGQAVEQGTHQQLLAAQGRYWQMYQLQLAGEELAASVREEESLSA; encoded by the coding sequence ATGCGTAGTTTTACCCAACTGTGGCCGACTCTCAAGCGCCTGTTAGCGTACGGTTCGCCGTGGCGTAAACCGTTGGGGATTGCGGTCCTGATGATGTGGGTTGCGGCGGCGGCAGAAGTCAGCGGGCCGCTGCTTATCAGCTATTTTATCGACAATATGGTGGCGAAAAATAACCTGCCGTTGAAAGTGGTTGCCGGGCTGGCTGCGGCGTATGTTGGGCTACAACTGTTTGCCGCCGGGCTACATTACGCGCAGTCGCTGCTGTTTAATCGGGCGGCAGTAGGTGTAGTGCAACAGTTGCGTACCGACGTGATGGATGCTGCGTTACGCCAACCGTTGAGTGAGTTTGATACTCAGCCGGTCGGGCAGGTGATTTCCCGCGTTACCAATGATACTGAAGTGATCCGCGACCTCTACGTTACCGTAGTGGCAACGGTCCTGCGTAGCGCCGCCCTGGTGGGTGCGATGCTGGTGGCGATGTTTAGTCTCGACTGGCGAATGGCGCTGGTGGCGATAATGATTTTCCCGGTGGTGCTGGTGGTGATGGTGATATACCAGCGTTACAGCACGCCAATTGTCCGCCGTGTGCGCGCTTATCTGGCGGATATCAACGACGGCTTTAACGAAATCATCAACGGCATGAGCGTCATCCAGCAGTTTCGTCAGCAGGCGCGATTTGGCGAACGTATGGGCGAGGCCAGTCGTTCACACTATATGGCGAGGATGCAAACCCTGCGCCTCGACGGTTTTTTACTGCGGCCCCTGCTGAGTCTCTTTTCTTCGCTCATTCTTTGTGGCTTGTTGATGCTGTTTGGCTTCTCTGCCAGCGGCACCATTGAAGTGGGCGTGCTGTATGCGTTTATCAGCTATCTTGGGCGACTTAACGAACCCTTAATCGAACTGACCACGCAGCAGGCGATGCTGCAACAGGCTGTTGTTGCTGGTGAGCGCGTGTTTGAGCTGATGGACGGGCCACGCCAGCAATATGGCAATGATGATCGCCCGTTACAGAGCGGCACCATCGAAGTCGATAACGTGTCATTTGCTTATCGCGATGACAATCTGGTGCTAAAGAACATTAATCTCTCTGTGCCTTCGCGTAACTTTGTGGCGCTGGTCGGGCATACCGGCAGTGGCAAAAGCACCCTCGCCAGTTTATTGATGGGCTATTACCCGCTAACGGAAGGTGATATTCGCCTTGATGGTCGTCCGTTAAGTTCGCTAAGTCACAGCGCGCTGCGCCAGGGCGTGGCAATGGTGCAGCAAGATCCGGTAGTGCTGGCGGATACATTCCTCGCCAACGTGACGCTGGGACGTGATATCTCCGAAGAACGCGTCTGGCAGGCGCTGGAAACCGTGCAACTGGCGGAGCTGGCGCGCAGCATGAGTGATGGTATTTATACGCCGCTGGGCGAGCAGGGGAATAATCTTTCGGTTGGGCAGAAGCAACTACTGGCACTGGCTCGTGTGCTGGTGGAGACGCCGCAAATCCTGATTCTTGATGAGGCAACCGCCAGCATTGACTCCGGTACTGAACAGGCGATTCAACACGCACTGGCGGCGGTGCGTGAACACACTACGCTTGTGGTGATTGCTCACCGCTTATCGACCATTGTCGATGCCGACACCATTCTGGTGCTTCATCGTGGTCAGGCTGTGGAACAGGGGACTCACCAGCAACTGCTGGCCGCCCAGGGGCGCTACTGGCAGATGTATCAACTGCAACTTGCGGGCGAAGAGCTGGCAGCCAGCGTGCGTGAAGAGGAGTCATTGAGCGCCTGA
- the amtB gene encoding ammonium transporter AmtB, which translates to MKIATIKTGLTSLAMLPGLVMAAPAVADKADNAFMMICTALVLFMTIPGIALFYGGLIRGKNVLSMLTQVTVTFALVCILWVVYGYSLAFGEGNNFFGNINWLMLKNIELTAVMGSIYQYIHVAFQGSFACITVGLIVGALAERIRFSAVLIFVVVWLTLSYIPIAHMVWGGGLLASHGALDFAGGTVVHINAAIAGLVGAYLIGKRVGFGKEAFKPHNLPMVFTGTAILYIGWFGFNAGSAGTANEIAALAFVNTVVATAAAILGWIFGEWALRGKPSLLGACSGAIAGLVGVTPACGYIGVGGALIIGVVAGLAGLWGVTMLKRLLRVDDPCDVFGVHGVCGIVGCIMTGIFAASSLGGVGFAEGVTMGHQLLVQLESIAITIVWSGVVAFIGYKLADLTVGLRVPEEQEREGLDVNSHGENAYNA; encoded by the coding sequence ATGAAGATAGCGACGATAAAAACTGGGCTTACTTCACTGGCGATGCTGCCGGGACTGGTAATGGCTGCACCTGCGGTGGCCGATAAAGCCGACAATGCGTTTATGATGATTTGTACTGCGCTGGTGCTGTTTATGACTATTCCGGGGATTGCCCTGTTTTACGGTGGGTTAATTCGCGGCAAAAACGTGCTGTCGATGCTGACGCAGGTGACGGTGACGTTTGCACTGGTCTGTATTCTCTGGGTGGTTTACGGTTACTCGCTGGCGTTTGGTGAGGGCAACAACTTCTTTGGCAACATTAACTGGTTGATGCTGAAAAACATCGAACTGACGGCGGTGATGGGCAGCATTTATCAGTATATCCACGTGGCGTTTCAGGGATCGTTTGCCTGCATTACCGTAGGCTTGATCGTCGGGGCGCTGGCGGAACGGATCCGCTTCTCAGCTGTGCTGATTTTCGTGGTGGTGTGGCTGACGCTTTCTTACATTCCGATTGCGCATATGGTCTGGGGCGGCGGTTTGCTGGCTTCTCACGGTGCGCTGGATTTTGCGGGTGGCACGGTGGTGCACATTAACGCCGCTATTGCAGGTCTGGTGGGCGCATATCTAATTGGTAAACGCGTGGGCTTCGGCAAAGAGGCGTTTAAACCGCACAACCTGCCGATGGTCTTTACCGGCACTGCCATTCTCTATATCGGCTGGTTTGGCTTTAATGCCGGGTCAGCGGGCACGGCGAATGAAATTGCAGCACTGGCATTTGTGAATACTGTGGTCGCAACTGCGGCGGCAATTCTTGGCTGGATCTTCGGTGAATGGGCGCTGCGTGGTAAGCCTTCACTGCTGGGAGCGTGTTCAGGCGCGATTGCCGGTCTGGTCGGCGTGACGCCAGCCTGTGGCTACATTGGTGTTGGCGGCGCGTTGATTATCGGCGTAGTCGCTGGTCTGGCGGGCTTGTGGGGCGTTACCATGCTCAAACGCTTGCTGCGGGTGGATGATCCCTGTGATGTCTTCGGTGTGCACGGCGTTTGTGGCATTGTCGGCTGTATCATGACTGGGATTTTTGCCGCCAGTTCGCTGGGCGGAGTGGGCTTCGCTGAAGGTGTGACGATGGGCCATCAGTTGCTGGTACAGCTGGAAAGCATTGCCATTACGATTGTCTGGTCCGGTGTGGTGGCGTTTATTGGCTACAAACTGGCGGATCTGACGGTTGGTCTGCGTGTACCGGAAGAACAGGAGCGAGAAGGGTTGGACGTCAACAGCCACGGCGAAAATGCCTATAACGCGTAA
- the glnK gene encoding P-II family nitrogen regulator, whose product MKLVTVIIKPFKLEDVRESLSSIGIQGLTVTEVKGFGRQKGHAELYRGAEYSVNFLPKVKIDVAIADDQLDEVIDIVSKAAYTGKIGDGKIFVAELQRVIRIRTGEADEAAL is encoded by the coding sequence ATGAAGCTGGTGACCGTGATAATCAAACCATTCAAGCTGGAAGACGTTCGTGAATCGTTATCTTCCATTGGTATTCAGGGCCTGACCGTCACCGAAGTGAAAGGTTTCGGGCGTCAGAAAGGGCATGCCGAGCTGTACCGGGGGGCGGAATACAGCGTCAACTTTCTGCCAAAAGTAAAAATTGATGTGGCGATTGCTGATGACCAACTCGATGAAGTGATCGATATCGTCAGCAAGGCGGCTTACACCGGAAAAATTGGCGACGGCAAAATCTTCGTCGCTGAATTGCAACGCGTCATTCGTATTCGTACCGGCGAAGCCGACGAAGCGGCGCTGTAA
- the decR gene encoding DNA-binding transcriptional regulator DecR, with product MLDKIDRKLLALLQQDCTLSLQALAEAVNLTTTPCWKRLKRLEDDGILIGKVALLDPEKIGLGLTAFVLIKTQHHSSEWYCRFVTVVTEMPEVLGFWRMAGEYDYLMRVQVADMKRYDEFYKRLVNSVPGLSDVTSSFAMEQIKYTTSLPIE from the coding sequence ATGTTAGATAAAATTGACCGTAAGCTGCTGGCCTTACTACAGCAGGATTGCACCCTCTCTTTGCAGGCATTGGCTGAAGCCGTTAATCTGACAACCACGCCTTGCTGGAAGCGACTGAAACGGTTGGAGGATGACGGTATCCTTATCGGCAAAGTCGCCCTGTTGGACCCGGAAAAAATTGGCCTCGGTCTGACCGCCTTTGTGCTGATAAAAACGCAACATCACAGCAGCGAATGGTATTGCCGCTTTGTGACGGTGGTTACTGAAATGCCAGAAGTGCTGGGGTTCTGGCGCATGGCCGGGGAATACGATTATCTGATGCGCGTCCAGGTTGCCGATATGAAACGCTACGACGAGTTTTATAAGCGTCTGGTAAACAGCGTGCCGGGGCTGTCGGACGTCACTTCCAGCTTCGCGATGGAACAGATTAAATACACCACTTCTTTACCCATCGAATAA